The Vidua chalybeata isolate OUT-0048 chromosome 17, bVidCha1 merged haplotype, whole genome shotgun sequence genome has a segment encoding these proteins:
- the TCEA2 gene encoding transcription elongation factor A protein 2 isoform X2, which translates to MGGEDEIVRIARRLDKMVAKKNAEGAMDLLKELKSMPMTLDLLQSTRIGMSVNALRKQSTDEEVISLAKSLIKSWKKLLDASEEKNEDKKKSLSLPTSSSRETGNSRDQSSNKRQEPPKTPTTPKITTFPPAPITCDAVRNKCREMLTAALQADDDYIAIGADCEHIAAQIEECIYQDIKNTDMKYKNRVRSRISNLKDSKNPELKKNVLCGAITPEQIAVMTSEEMASNELKEIRKAMTKEAIREHQMAKTGGTQTDLFTCGKCKKKNCTYTQVQTRSSDEPMTTFVVCNECGNRWKFC; encoded by the exons ATGGGCGGGGAGGACGAGATCGTGCGCATTGCCAGGCGCCTGGACAAGATGGTGGCCAAGAAGAACGCG gaagGTGCAATGGATTTACTGAAAGAACTGAAAAGTATGCCTATGACTTTGGATTTACTGCAG TCCACCCGCATTGGAATGTCGGTGAATGCACTGAGGAAGCAGAGCACAGATGAAGAAGTGATATCACTTGCCAAATCCCTCATCAAATCTTGGAAGAAACTTCTAG AtgcttctgaggaaaaaaatgaggacaaaaagaaaagcctgtCTTTGCCAACATCTTCCTCCAGGGAGACTGGTAACTCAAGAGACCAAAG ctCCAACAAAAGGCAGGAGCCTCCAAAGACTCCGACCACCCCCAAAATCACCACCTTCCCTCCGGCCCCCATCACCTGCGACGCTGTGCGCAACAAATGCAGGGAGatgctgacagcagctctgcaggctgatG ACGACTACATCGCCATCGGTGCTGACTGCGAGCACATAGCAGCCCAGATTGAAGAGT GCATCTACCAGGATATCAAGAACACCGACATGAAATACAAAAACCGTGTGAGGAGCCGCATCTCCAACCTGAAGGACTCCAAAAATCCTGAGCTGAAAAAGAACGTGCTGTGCGGGGCCATCACCCCCGAGCAGATCGCGGTGATGACCTCGGAG gaaATGGCCAGTAATGAGCTGAAAGAGATCAGGAAAGCTATGACAAAAGAAGCAATCCGGGAGCATCAAATGGCCAAGACAGGAGGGACACAGACTGACCTCTTCACCTGTGGGAAATGCAAGAAGAAGAACTGCACCTACACCCAG GTGCAGACCCGCAGCTCCGATGAGCCCATGACCACCTTCGTCGTGTGCAATGAGTGTGGGAATCGCTGGAAG TTCTGCTGA
- the TCEA2 gene encoding transcription elongation factor A protein 2 isoform X1 — protein MGGEDEIVRIARRLDKMVAKKNAEGAMDLLKELKSMPMTLDLLQSTRIGMSVNALRKQSTDEEVISLAKSLIKSWKKLLDASEEKNEDKKKSLSLPTSSSRETGNSRDQSSNKRQEPPKTPTTPKITTFPPAPITCDAVRNKCREMLTAALQADDDYIAIGADCEHIAAQIEECIYQDIKNTDMKYKNRVRSRISNLKDSKNPELKKNVLCGAITPEQIAVMTSEEMASNELKEIRKAMTKEAIREHQMAKTGGTQTDLFTCGKCKKKNCTYTQVQTRSSDEPMTTFVVCNECGNRWKVTHQGYYWH, from the exons ATGGGCGGGGAGGACGAGATCGTGCGCATTGCCAGGCGCCTGGACAAGATGGTGGCCAAGAAGAACGCG gaagGTGCAATGGATTTACTGAAAGAACTGAAAAGTATGCCTATGACTTTGGATTTACTGCAG TCCACCCGCATTGGAATGTCGGTGAATGCACTGAGGAAGCAGAGCACAGATGAAGAAGTGATATCACTTGCCAAATCCCTCATCAAATCTTGGAAGAAACTTCTAG AtgcttctgaggaaaaaaatgaggacaaaaagaaaagcctgtCTTTGCCAACATCTTCCTCCAGGGAGACTGGTAACTCAAGAGACCAAAG ctCCAACAAAAGGCAGGAGCCTCCAAAGACTCCGACCACCCCCAAAATCACCACCTTCCCTCCGGCCCCCATCACCTGCGACGCTGTGCGCAACAAATGCAGGGAGatgctgacagcagctctgcaggctgatG ACGACTACATCGCCATCGGTGCTGACTGCGAGCACATAGCAGCCCAGATTGAAGAGT GCATCTACCAGGATATCAAGAACACCGACATGAAATACAAAAACCGTGTGAGGAGCCGCATCTCCAACCTGAAGGACTCCAAAAATCCTGAGCTGAAAAAGAACGTGCTGTGCGGGGCCATCACCCCCGAGCAGATCGCGGTGATGACCTCGGAG gaaATGGCCAGTAATGAGCTGAAAGAGATCAGGAAAGCTATGACAAAAGAAGCAATCCGGGAGCATCAAATGGCCAAGACAGGAGGGACACAGACTGACCTCTTCACCTGTGGGAAATGCAAGAAGAAGAACTGCACCTACACCCAG GTGCAGACCCGCAGCTCCGATGAGCCCATGACCACCTTCGTCGTGTGCAATGAGTGTGGGAATCGCTGGAAGGTAACGCACCAGGGCTATTACTGGCACTGA
- the RGS19 gene encoding regulator of G-protein signaling 19 yields the protein MSRHETSPTTVQPASNHRPNACCFCWCCCCSCSWNEDRERAWRASRETKLESIPNCEACAKPTPEEVQGWAQSFDKLMKSPAGRNVFREFLRTEYSEENMLFWLACEELKTECNKHTIDEKARMIYEDYISILSPKEVSLDSRVREVINRKMQEPSSHTFDDAQLQIYTLMHRDSYPRFLNSAIYKSLLQTISHSSSES from the exons ATGTCCCGGCATGAGACTTCTCCGACAACGGTGCAACCCGCCAGCAACCACCGCCCCAACgcctgctgcttctgctggtgctgctgctgcagctgctcctg GAACGAGGACCGAGAGCGAGCATGGAGGGCATCCCGGGAGACCAAACTGGAGAGCATCCCAAACTGTGAAGCGTG TGCCAAACCCACGCCAGAGgaggtgcagggctgggcacagtcCTTCGACAAGCTGATGAAAAGCCCGGCGGGGCGCAACGTCTTCCGGGAGTTTTTGCGGACTGAGTACAGTGAGGAGAACATGCTCTTCTGGCTGGCATGTGAGGAGCTCAAAACCGAGTGCAACAAGCACACCATCGACGAGAAGGCCAGGATGATCTACGAGGACTACATCTCCATTCTCTCTCCCAAGGAG GTGAGCCTGGACTCGCGGGTGCGGGAGGTCATCAACCGGAAGATGCAGGAGCCGTCCTCGCACACCTTCGACGACGCGCAGCTCCAGATCTACACGCTGATGCACAGAGACTCCTATCCCCGCTTCCTGAACTCTGCCATTTACAAATCGCTGCTCCAGACCATCTCCCACTCCTCCTCGGAGTCCTAA